A genomic region of Lysinibacillus sp. 2017 contains the following coding sequences:
- a CDS encoding MFS transporter, with amino-acid sequence MTSDQRKKLALLMLNMFIAVGSFGIIIPIIPAYLKEIGQGGTAAGLIIAIFAFTQFLVSPIGGKWTDKYGRRPLINIGLLTLAISMFIFYFANSIWLLYLSRAIGGIGCAFLIPAIYAYVADITTMDQRAKGNSFISAAMSLGIVIGPGIGGFLADYGLKIPLLVSAIVGVLAFVVSFFTLKESQLEKETIVEGLNQSMVKDIILSVKKPFFIPLVITLIMSFGLMAYETVLGLYVDDKFGATPQEIAFMVTATGLVGVIMQLFVVDWIVKAMGELNVLKLFLIVTAFGFLLSIIAGSYRMFFAISLLIFLATSILRPVLTTLISKLAGNEQGFAMGMNNAYMSIGNILGPLLAGALYDIRILYPFIAGLIILVLTTIFTFMWKGVRLQKSI; translated from the coding sequence ATGACTTCAGATCAACGAAAAAAATTAGCTTTACTTATGCTCAACATGTTTATCGCAGTTGGAAGCTTTGGGATTATTATACCGATTATTCCAGCGTATTTAAAAGAGATTGGTCAGGGTGGGACTGCAGCAGGATTAATCATTGCAATTTTTGCGTTTACACAATTTTTAGTTTCTCCAATTGGTGGGAAATGGACGGACAAATACGGTCGTCGTCCACTTATTAATATCGGATTACTTACATTAGCGATTTCTATGTTTATTTTTTATTTTGCTAATTCGATTTGGCTACTCTACTTATCACGTGCAATTGGTGGAATTGGCTGTGCGTTTTTAATACCTGCGATTTATGCTTATGTAGCAGATATTACAACGATGGATCAACGCGCAAAGGGGAATAGCTTTATTTCTGCTGCGATGTCTTTAGGTATCGTTATTGGACCTGGTATTGGTGGATTCTTAGCGGATTATGGTTTAAAAATACCGTTACTTGTTTCAGCGATTGTCGGAGTACTCGCATTTGTCGTTTCATTTTTCACTTTAAAGGAAAGTCAACTTGAAAAAGAGACAATTGTAGAAGGCTTAAATCAATCGATGGTAAAGGATATTATTTTATCCGTAAAGAAACCATTCTTCATTCCATTGGTCATTACGCTGATTATGAGTTTTGGATTAATGGCGTACGAAACCGTTCTTGGTCTTTATGTGGATGACAAATTTGGGGCGACCCCACAAGAAATTGCGTTCATGGTTACTGCAACAGGATTAGTTGGTGTGATTATGCAACTTTTTGTTGTCGATTGGATTGTAAAGGCAATGGGTGAATTAAATGTATTAAAATTATTTTTAATTGTAACAGCCTTTGGATTCTTGCTATCAATCATTGCTGGAAGCTACAGAATGTTCTTTGCCATTTCGTTATTAATTTTCTTAGCAACGTCGATTTTACGTCCTGTTTTAACAACACTTATTTCAAAGTTGGCAGGAAATGAACAAGGATTTGCGATGGGTATGAATAATGCATACATGAGTATCGGGAATATTTTAGGACCATTACTAGCGGGTGCACTCTATGATATTCGTATTTTATATCCATTTATTGCTGGATTAATTATTTTAGTGTTAACAACGATTTTCACGTTTATGTGGAAAGGTGTAAGATTACAAAAATCAATTTAA
- a CDS encoding NAD(P)-dependent oxidoreductase, with product MKIIVFGATGGVGQQFVQMAVEAGHEVTAFARTPEKLKTTGVNIIQGDAFNAEQVAAAIPGHEAVISCLGSSTGTKKSNELETMGKNIADGMEKAGVKRLVYCASAGVDREIPGIMGKMMMKMLANPLADHRAALDYYKSKGVVYTIARPMGLKDAPLTTDYKEEVDGVPKGSSTIPRASVAHFMVKALADPAYENKSVGLCS from the coding sequence ATGAAAATTATCGTTTTCGGTGCAACCGGTGGCGTTGGTCAACAATTCGTTCAAATGGCGGTAGAAGCTGGTCATGAGGTTACTGCTTTTGCGCGCACACCAGAAAAATTAAAAACAACAGGTGTGAACATCATTCAAGGTGATGCATTTAACGCCGAACAAGTGGCGGCTGCTATTCCTGGTCATGAAGCCGTTATTTCTTGTTTAGGCTCTAGTACAGGTACGAAAAAATCAAATGAGCTTGAAACAATGGGCAAAAACATTGCCGATGGGATGGAAAAAGCGGGTGTGAAACGTTTAGTATACTGTGCTTCTGCTGGGGTGGATCGCGAAATTCCTGGTATTATGGGCAAGATGATGATGAAAATGCTAGCGAATCCATTAGCCGATCACCGCGCTGCACTTGACTACTACAAATCGAAAGGTGTCGTTTACACCATTGCGCGTCCTATGGGCTTAAAAGATGCGCCACTTACAACGGATTATAAAGAAGAAGTGGACGGTGTACCAAAAGGTTCGAGTACCATTCCACGTGCGAGCGTTGCACATTTTATGGTGAAGGCTTTAGCCGATCCTGCTTATGAGAATAAGTCAGTTGGGTTATGTAGCTAA
- a CDS encoding sigma-70 family RNA polymerase sigma factor, with translation MQLEQFIREHGEELLRLAYTYVKSREAAEDVVQDVLLKAYEQREQFRGGSTYRTYLYRMTINRSYDYLRSWSYKNTVLTNKIQQIFQGTKSAEQQVLTQSDNRLLGQAVLDLPVKYREIIILYYYKELKIDEIANLLSCSDNTVKTRLKRGREKLKDNLEGGAWDDEFSSEASN, from the coding sequence ATGCAATTGGAACAGTTTATTCGTGAACATGGCGAAGAGTTACTCAGGCTTGCTTATACCTATGTGAAAAGTAGGGAAGCAGCAGAGGATGTCGTGCAGGACGTGTTGTTAAAGGCATATGAGCAGCGCGAGCAATTCCGTGGGGGTTCGACATACCGCACGTATTTATATCGAATGACGATTAATCGCAGCTATGATTATTTACGCAGTTGGAGCTACAAAAATACCGTTTTAACAAATAAAATCCAACAAATTTTTCAAGGAACAAAATCAGCAGAACAGCAAGTGTTAACACAATCCGACAATCGCTTATTAGGTCAAGCAGTGCTCGACTTACCAGTAAAGTATCGTGAAATTATTATTTTATATTATTATAAAGAGCTGAAAATCGATGAAATTGCTAACCTATTATCTTGTTCGGATAATACGGTGAAAACAAGGCTGAAGCGCGGTCGGGAAAAATTAAAAGATAATTTAGAAGGGGGGGCATGGGATGACGAATTCTCAAGTGAAGCAAGCAATTGA
- a CDS encoding C39 family peptidase — MRVLLNVNGMSQYSSDVRPEYQNSACGPTTAHVILNYLCKDDEKILTKDVNELYKLLGGTKIGLFKWRMIRNLRRLLGDDWSVEECTLTQAVEQLRAGNPVAMRFDVYFSGQFLSKNKPLYKYHWVPLIGYEIIDNELYLTIHDNGGRNRESQIRTFKYDDNRKVLDFVKIEPKEC; from the coding sequence ATGCGAGTACTACTAAACGTAAACGGAATGTCACAATATAGTTCAGATGTTCGACCAGAATATCAAAACTCGGCATGCGGACCGACAACAGCACATGTTATTTTAAATTATTTATGTAAAGATGATGAAAAGATTCTCACAAAAGATGTGAATGAACTTTACAAATTATTGGGTGGGACGAAAATCGGACTTTTTAAATGGCGCATGATTCGAAACTTACGCCGATTACTAGGAGATGACTGGTCTGTTGAGGAATGTACGCTTACTCAGGCGGTTGAACAGTTGCGTGCAGGAAATCCTGTTGCCATGCGATTTGACGTTTACTTTTCGGGGCAATTTCTCTCTAAAAACAAGCCGCTTTATAAGTATCACTGGGTACCATTAATTGGCTATGAAATTATAGACAATGAGCTTTATTTAACGATTCATGATAATGGTGGTCGTAACCGAGAAAGCCAAATTCGAACGTTCAAATATGATGATAATCGAAAAGTATTGGATTTCGTAAAAATTGAACCAAAGGAGTGCTAG
- a CDS encoding papain-like cysteine protease family protein, with amino-acid sequence MKKTLTAVLASAMLLGACSEETKDNAEVNVDTKASAETTVAVKPTPIKGEDFDEAGGADAYANAGDNDESRYYKAPDFYNLKSDENLTIIEKFQTMQQTTEWSCGPVTALMVANHFGYDEMTEMEIATQMKAMTDLDVEGALPGSANNFPEYGSDVSKLHSFFSSLEGFEVVESSYREDYSEADLIQADSGATGNNVGNLPETFTWNSLYSSENSDTTEAWISDAKDSYFVKWLTEHLENNRPIMVEWGDWGGHWQAIIGYDNNGTPGIGDDVLIFADPYDTSDHWQDGYYFYPLERWFGMWNDRNIAPKPFQLQPYIVVDYKK; translated from the coding sequence ATGAAAAAAACCCTTACAGCAGTTTTAGCATCTGCAATGTTACTGGGTGCATGCTCAGAAGAAACAAAGGACAATGCGGAGGTAAACGTAGACACAAAGGCATCAGCCGAAACTACTGTGGCAGTTAAACCAACCCCAATAAAGGGCGAAGATTTTGATGAAGCAGGCGGTGCAGATGCATACGCAAATGCTGGAGACAATGACGAATCTCGCTACTACAAAGCGCCTGATTTTTATAATTTGAAATCAGATGAAAATTTAACAATTATAGAAAAGTTCCAAACGATGCAACAGACGACAGAATGGTCTTGTGGCCCTGTTACTGCATTAATGGTCGCGAATCATTTCGGCTATGACGAAATGACAGAAATGGAAATTGCCACGCAAATGAAGGCAATGACGGATCTTGATGTAGAAGGTGCATTACCTGGCTCTGCGAACAACTTTCCTGAATACGGCTCAGATGTTTCGAAATTACATAGCTTTTTCTCTAGCTTAGAAGGTTTTGAAGTTGTTGAATCAAGCTACCGTGAAGATTACTCAGAGGCCGACCTTATTCAAGCAGACTCTGGTGCAACAGGAAACAATGTTGGCAATCTGCCAGAAACATTTACATGGAATAGCTTATATTCATCAGAAAATAGCGACACAACAGAAGCTTGGATATCTGATGCAAAAGATAGTTATTTTGTAAAATGGCTGACAGAACATTTAGAAAATAATCGTCCAATTATGGTTGAATGGGGTGACTGGGGTGGACATTGGCAAGCCATTATTGGATACGACAATAACGGTACACCTGGTATCGGTGACGATGTATTAATTTTTGCTGATCCTTATGACACTTCAGATCACTGGCAAGATGGCTATTACTTTTATCCACTAGAGCGCTGGTTCGGTATGTGGAATGACCGTAATATCGCACCAAAGCCATTCCAACTACAACCATACATCGTAGTTGATTATAAAAAATAA
- a CDS encoding putative quinol monooxygenase yields MNKFSLLNKFIVQEEKIEEMVNILLEAAESMETLDECEIYLVNIADNEPNSVYVYEVWTDESSHQASLGLEVIQKLISQAKPIITGMERISTLKTKGGKGVSKL; encoded by the coding sequence ATGAATAAATTTAGCCTACTTAATAAGTTTATAGTTCAAGAAGAAAAAATAGAAGAAATGGTTAATATTCTGTTAGAAGCAGCTGAGTCAATGGAAACTTTAGATGAATGTGAAATATATCTTGTGAACATTGCCGATAATGAACCAAATTCAGTTTACGTTTATGAAGTTTGGACTGATGAAAGTTCTCATCAAGCCTCTCTAGGTCTTGAGGTTATTCAAAAATTAATTAGCCAAGCAAAACCTATTATTACTGGTATGGAAAGAATTAGCACGCTAAAAACAAAAGGTGGAAAAGGTGTATCTAAATTATAA
- a CDS encoding 5'-3' exonuclease, whose product MTKPHLLIIDGMALLFRSFFASAAMNQFIRLEDGTPSNGVQGFARHVLTAQNLIKPTHLAVCWDMGSQTFRNEIYDGYKANRPAPPEEMLPQFDMAKDVSKLIGWKNFGTKGLEADDLIGSMVEKWKDDAQITVVSGDKDLLQLLNPSTTIAFTKKGYTEYDVYTEARFVEEYGISPKQFAEVKAFMGDSSDGYPGVKGIGPKTALQLIQNHGSINGVLAALPTLKPGQRTKISENEEMLRLSHKLAMIHCEAEIAADLESLRLTEYTPALFNTVEEHGYRLIAKHARSIY is encoded by the coding sequence ATGACAAAACCACATTTACTAATCATTGATGGCATGGCATTACTGTTCCGTTCATTTTTCGCATCAGCTGCTATGAATCAATTTATTCGTTTAGAAGACGGAACACCATCAAACGGCGTGCAAGGCTTTGCAAGACACGTATTAACTGCACAAAATCTAATCAAACCAACGCATTTAGCTGTTTGTTGGGATATGGGATCGCAAACATTCCGCAATGAAATATATGATGGCTATAAAGCAAATCGTCCCGCACCGCCAGAAGAAATGCTGCCACAGTTCGATATGGCAAAAGATGTTTCCAAATTAATTGGCTGGAAAAACTTCGGAACAAAAGGACTTGAAGCCGATGATTTAATCGGTTCTATGGTTGAAAAGTGGAAAGACGATGCACAAATTACAGTCGTAAGTGGCGACAAAGATTTGCTACAATTACTGAACCCTTCAACAACGATTGCATTTACGAAAAAAGGTTACACGGAATACGATGTGTATACAGAAGCTCGTTTTGTTGAAGAATATGGCATCTCGCCAAAGCAATTTGCCGAAGTGAAGGCATTTATGGGGGATTCGAGTGACGGCTACCCAGGCGTTAAAGGAATCGGTCCGAAAACAGCATTACAACTCATTCAAAATCATGGTTCAATTAATGGTGTATTAGCTGCCCTGCCAACATTAAAACCAGGTCAACGTACGAAAATTAGTGAAAATGAAGAGATGCTACGACTATCTCACAAATTAGCGATGATTCATTGTGAGGCAGAAATTGCCGCAGATTTAGAGTCGTTAAGATTAACAGAATACACACCAGCATTGTTTAATACAGTAGAAGAGCATGGATATCGTTTAATCGCGAAGCACGCTCGTTCGATTTATTAA
- the hutH gene encoding histidine ammonia-lyase: protein MIQLNGQNLSIKQLASILYGNEKVEIAQDAIARVEKSRQAVERIVQQDKTVYGINTGFGKFSDVKIAEHEVSKLQLNLIRSHACGFGEPFPEKVSKTMMVLRLNALLKGLSGIRLEVLERLLWMINEEVNPVIPQQGSLGASGDLAPLSHLVLAIIGEGEVWVEGVCKPSNEVFEAHHLAPIELQAKEGLALINGTQAMTAQGVVNYIEAEKLAYASEWIAAMTMESLYGIIDAFHPAVHEARNMQEQIDVAARMRDWLEGSELITHQGEKRVQDPYSLRCIPQIHGASWQVLNYVKEKLELEMNAATDNPLIFEDGELVISGGNFHGQPIAFAMDFLKIGVAELANVSERRIERLVNPQLNEGLPAFLSANPGLESGAMILQYSAASLVSENKTLAHPASVDSIPSSANQEDHVSMGTTGSRHARMIIANVRNVLAIEAFCAAQAVEYRGVDKMSPMLRQKWDELRKIAPSMTEDRIFSKDVNRIIAYLLPSD from the coding sequence ATGATTCAATTAAACGGACAAAATTTATCTATTAAGCAATTGGCAAGTATTTTATACGGCAACGAAAAAGTGGAAATCGCACAAGATGCCATTGCACGCGTAGAAAAAAGTCGTCAAGCGGTAGAGCGTATCGTACAGCAAGATAAAACGGTGTACGGCATTAATACGGGTTTCGGAAAATTTAGTGATGTAAAAATTGCAGAACACGAAGTAAGCAAGCTCCAATTAAATTTAATTCGCTCACATGCATGTGGGTTTGGTGAGCCATTCCCTGAAAAAGTCTCAAAAACAATGATGGTATTGCGTTTGAATGCGTTATTAAAAGGATTATCAGGTATTCGACTAGAAGTGTTAGAGCGCTTATTATGGATGATCAATGAAGAAGTCAATCCGGTAATCCCGCAGCAAGGCTCACTTGGGGCTTCAGGAGATTTAGCGCCACTTTCCCATTTAGTTCTAGCAATTATTGGGGAAGGAGAAGTTTGGGTTGAAGGCGTGTGTAAACCTTCAAACGAAGTATTTGAAGCGCATCACTTAGCACCAATCGAACTACAAGCAAAAGAAGGGTTAGCGCTGATTAACGGGACGCAGGCGATGACAGCGCAAGGGGTTGTGAATTACATCGAGGCAGAAAAGCTAGCGTATGCGAGTGAATGGATTGCTGCGATGACAATGGAATCGCTGTACGGCATAATTGATGCTTTTCATCCAGCGGTTCATGAGGCACGTAATATGCAGGAGCAAATCGACGTTGCAGCCCGAATGCGTGATTGGCTTGAAGGCAGTGAGCTTATTACACATCAAGGAGAAAAGCGCGTACAAGACCCGTACTCATTACGCTGCATTCCACAAATTCACGGGGCGAGCTGGCAAGTGTTGAACTATGTAAAAGAAAAGCTTGAACTAGAAATGAATGCCGCAACGGACAATCCATTAATTTTTGAAGATGGGGAATTAGTTATTTCAGGTGGCAATTTTCACGGCCAACCAATTGCCTTTGCAATGGACTTTTTAAAAATTGGTGTCGCAGAGCTAGCAAACGTATCCGAGCGACGCATTGAACGTTTAGTCAACCCGCAATTAAATGAAGGGCTACCCGCATTTTTAAGCGCAAATCCCGGTTTAGAGTCTGGTGCGATGATTCTGCAGTACAGTGCGGCAAGTTTAGTGTCAGAAAATAAAACACTCGCACATCCAGCTTCCGTTGATTCGATTCCTTCCTCTGCGAATCAAGAAGACCATGTCAGTATGGGGACAACAGGTTCACGTCATGCGCGCATGATTATCGCTAATGTCCGTAATGTGTTAGCAATTGAAGCGTTTTGCGCAGCACAAGCAGTGGAATACCGTGGAGTTGATAAGATGTCACCAATGCTTCGCCAAAAATGGGATGAATTACGAAAAATTGCACCGAGTATGACAGAGGATCGTATTTTCAGTAAAGACGTGAATCGCATTATCGCTTATTTACTACCGTCAGACTAA
- a CDS encoding AarF/ABC1/UbiB kinase family protein, with translation MDMVSVIIQLAIAAIIIFFISGRLIGSQVSLGKRILSVVISVAFTTFVFWYTYLRDASYYDGNIVTNVINISTLLWLGSMLLISMLLYLFFELFDPIELNENGTPVGRRSYFKTLITYWRRQKRLRQVVSIAVKNGVTRTMKYARSREDERELAKALRDTLEQCGGIFVKFGQVLSTRKELLPPIFIEELEKLQQHVRPLSEQQVDAILKENLKGQDQQFFSYFDKSPLASASIGQVHKAVLKETNEPVVVKLLRPEVKGIMTEDLTILMEFAGWITSKSKWAENLGFYDLAKGFSLALSEEIDFHIEARNMEQMGNIVQTGKVDVKVPKVFHDVSNENLIVMEFVKGKSVSVATDLFQTEQVDRHEFAKNLLYAFLEQALISGIFHADPHPGNIYLEQDTGKLVMLDYGAVGRLAVQQQDGLKYFLVGIHQNDAALVVDGISLLVENAEDINRLEMEQAISQILLKINFVSRIPTDVLIYSIFSVARDFGLHFYPAVSVALRAVVTLDGTLGIIHPGFEIFSEVKDFSNDYLKASLLKPFKEPRATKQLLEEELALMLPNLRKVPRRIDQLFKKVESGKIILHHDIFSDKANAKFVTQLFSRFVLLLVGITFGIISVALLAISQFIHTAYAVYLNTAAYLGLFLCAILLVRLSIQAIRDIKRTK, from the coding sequence ATGGATATGGTTTCAGTAATCATTCAATTAGCAATAGCTGCGATAATTATCTTTTTTATTAGTGGGCGGTTAATCGGATCTCAAGTAAGCTTAGGAAAACGAATTTTATCGGTTGTTATTAGCGTGGCTTTTACGACTTTTGTATTTTGGTATACGTATTTAAGAGATGCAAGTTATTATGACGGCAACATTGTAACGAATGTCATTAATATTTCCACACTTTTATGGCTAGGCAGTATGCTTCTGATTTCGATGCTGTTGTATTTATTTTTTGAGTTATTTGATCCAATTGAATTAAATGAGAACGGGACACCGGTTGGGCGACGCTCGTATTTTAAAACGCTTATTACGTATTGGCGCCGTCAAAAAAGGTTGCGTCAAGTTGTCAGTATTGCGGTGAAAAATGGTGTGACGCGCACAATGAAGTACGCGCGTTCAAGAGAAGATGAACGGGAATTAGCAAAAGCGCTACGAGATACGTTAGAGCAATGTGGTGGGATTTTCGTGAAGTTTGGGCAAGTATTATCAACGCGAAAAGAGTTATTACCACCTATTTTTATCGAGGAATTAGAGAAGCTTCAGCAGCATGTGAGACCTCTATCAGAACAGCAAGTAGATGCCATTTTAAAAGAAAATTTAAAAGGACAAGACCAACAATTTTTTTCTTACTTTGATAAAAGTCCATTAGCTTCCGCATCCATTGGTCAAGTACATAAGGCAGTTTTAAAGGAAACAAATGAGCCCGTAGTGGTGAAACTGTTACGCCCTGAGGTAAAGGGAATCATGACAGAGGACTTGACGATTTTAATGGAGTTCGCAGGTTGGATTACAAGTAAGTCAAAATGGGCCGAAAACTTAGGTTTTTATGATTTAGCAAAAGGGTTTAGTTTGGCGTTAAGTGAAGAAATCGACTTTCATATTGAAGCACGGAATATGGAACAAATGGGTAATATCGTTCAAACCGGAAAAGTGGACGTAAAGGTGCCGAAAGTGTTTCATGATGTGTCAAATGAAAATTTAATAGTGATGGAGTTTGTAAAAGGAAAATCTGTTTCCGTTGCAACGGATTTGTTTCAAACCGAGCAAGTGGATCGACATGAATTTGCGAAAAACTTACTGTATGCGTTTTTAGAACAAGCACTCATTTCAGGTATTTTCCACGCAGATCCGCATCCAGGTAATATTTATTTGGAGCAAGATACAGGGAAGTTAGTGATGCTAGATTATGGTGCGGTTGGTCGATTGGCCGTGCAGCAACAGGACGGATTGAAGTATTTTTTAGTAGGTATTCATCAAAACGATGCAGCACTTGTTGTCGATGGGATTAGCTTGCTTGTTGAAAATGCAGAGGATATTAATCGTCTTGAAATGGAGCAAGCCATTAGCCAAATTTTACTGAAGATTAACTTTGTTTCTCGCATTCCAACAGATGTACTTATTTACTCGATTTTCTCTGTCGCAAGAGATTTCGGCCTGCATTTTTACCCAGCTGTGAGCGTGGCATTACGGGCGGTCGTTACATTAGATGGTACGTTAGGAATCATTCACCCTGGTTTTGAAATTTTTAGCGAAGTGAAAGATTTCTCGAATGACTATTTAAAAGCAAGCTTGCTCAAGCCATTTAAAGAACCACGCGCCACGAAGCAATTACTTGAAGAAGAATTGGCATTAATGTTGCCGAATTTAAGAAAAGTGCCACGCCGTATCGATCAATTGTTTAAAAAAGTAGAAAGCGGAAAAATTATTTTACATCATGATATTTTCTCAGATAAAGCGAATGCAAAATTTGTGACCCAGCTGTTTTCTCGCTTTGTGCTATTGCTTGTCGGCATTACATTTGGCATCATTTCGGTCGCATTACTCGCCATCTCACAATTTATTCATACGGCATATGCGGTATATTTAAATACAGCGGCCTACTTAGGACTATTTTTATGTGCGATTTTACTCGTACGTTTATCCATTCAAGCAATACGAGATATAAAGAGAACCAAATGA
- a CDS encoding SACOL1771 family peroxiredoxin, with product MTLHTFTAKLDWPGGRNAVGDLNAERLSTQISIPPEMDGPGIGTNPDEMLLGAAATCYLITLAAMLERSDIKAKLNMKSEGLVDVTNGVFTYKEIHHYVEIQLQEQLERAIRLAERYAYKAEETCMISKALKGNVNIQVHLTLK from the coding sequence ATGACACTACATACATTTACAGCAAAACTAGATTGGCCAGGTGGTCGTAATGCGGTAGGCGATTTAAACGCAGAGCGACTTTCTACACAAATTTCCATTCCACCTGAAATGGATGGACCAGGTATTGGGACCAATCCTGATGAAATGCTACTAGGTGCAGCAGCCACTTGCTATTTAATAACACTTGCGGCAATGCTCGAACGTAGCGACATTAAAGCAAAGCTCAATATGAAATCAGAAGGCTTAGTGGACGTGACGAATGGTGTGTTCACCTATAAAGAAATTCATCATTACGTAGAAATACAGCTACAAGAACAATTGGAGCGCGCCATTCGTTTAGCGGAGCGTTATGCATATAAAGCAGAAGAAACTTGTATGATTAGTAAAGCGTTAAAAGGGAATGTAAACATTCAAGTACATCTTACTCTAAAGTAG
- a CDS encoding carboxylate--amine ligase, giving the protein MSQQPFLPIIVGTDINAYNMAISFHEEYKIRPILVGKGVLPFTNLSTIPRAIEYDKKLADPSQFAKILISVAKKYEGEAEKLILVGTNDLYVRLIIENRDILKNYFVFNYIEEELMNDLQIKSNFYKLCAQYDIDIPTTIFYDCKTDGDFEQDMMYPVIIKPSNGIEYSRHPFEGQAKVFKVESKEEVQKVIDMIKNSGYKDQLIIQDYIPGEDTAMWDSVVYVNSKGETQFVSFAQVVLQEHTKTAIGNYTALITRYNEEVMMKLRGFLEAVGYRGYGNFDLKYDERDGKFKVFEVNIRQGRSSYYVNAMGYNLARNFVDDLIYNRSQECAYLKGDVLFSVVPKIVLKNFVEDKDVQKDIQRLIREKKIVNPLFYKQDKHLKRKFYMFIRQVNYYKKYKENVW; this is encoded by the coding sequence ATGAGCCAACAACCATTTTTACCGATTATTGTAGGTACTGATATTAATGCGTACAACATGGCAATTTCATTCCATGAAGAATATAAAATTCGTCCCATTTTAGTTGGGAAAGGTGTATTACCATTTACAAATTTAAGTACGATTCCACGTGCAATCGAATATGACAAAAAATTAGCCGATCCATCACAGTTCGCGAAAATTTTAATTAGTGTAGCGAAAAAATATGAAGGTGAAGCAGAAAAATTAATTTTAGTCGGAACGAACGATTTATACGTGCGATTAATTATTGAAAACCGAGACATCTTAAAAAATTACTTCGTGTTCAATTATATTGAAGAAGAATTAATGAACGATTTACAAATTAAGTCGAACTTCTATAAGCTTTGCGCACAGTACGACATCGATATTCCGACAACAATTTTTTATGATTGCAAAACGGATGGTGATTTCGAACAAGACATGATGTATCCAGTCATCATTAAACCAAGTAACGGGATTGAATACAGCCGTCATCCATTTGAAGGACAAGCAAAAGTATTCAAAGTGGAAAGCAAAGAAGAAGTACAAAAAGTCATCGATATGATTAAAAATAGTGGCTATAAAGATCAGCTGATTATCCAAGATTATATCCCTGGTGAAGATACAGCAATGTGGGATTCTGTTGTGTATGTGAACTCAAAAGGCGAAACACAATTTGTTTCATTTGCCCAAGTGGTTTTACAAGAGCATACAAAAACAGCAATCGGGAACTACACAGCCCTGATTACACGCTACAACGAAGAAGTGATGATGAAACTACGCGGCTTTTTAGAAGCAGTGGGTTATCGTGGTTACGGTAACTTCGATTTAAAATACGATGAGCGCGACGGCAAATTCAAAGTGTTTGAAGTGAATATTCGTCAAGGGCGTTCAAGCTATTATGTCAATGCAATGGGCTATAATTTAGCACGTAACTTTGTCGATGATTTAATTTACAATCGTTCACAGGAATGCGCTTACTTAAAAGGCGATGTACTGTTCTCGGTTGTCCCTAAAATTGTACTGAAAAACTTCGTTGAAGACAAAGATGTACAAAAGGATATTCAGCGTTTAATTCGCGAGAAAAAAATAGTTAACCCATTATTCTACAAGCAGGACAAGCACTTAAAACGTAAATTCTACATGTTCATTCGCCAAGTGAACTACTATAAAAAATATAAAGAAAACGTGTGGTAA